GTCCCTCCCCGCTGTAAATGCAAAGGATTCCTAATCCCAAGGAACGATTTTAGGACTTTTTGCTCCAGGTGAGGAGGGTGGCCCGTGTGTGTCCTGCCGGGTTTGGAGGAACGTCCCGAGTTCCTccagcaccccaaatcctgcccgaTGGGATCCCCCTGGAGCTGTCCCCGTCCCCTCCTCAGTGtctcctgctccctggctgttcctcagtgtccccagaggCCGATGGCAGCAAAGCCTCTGCCCAGCCCGGTCCGTGGGGCAGCAGCGGCGGGGAGGGACCGGGATCCCGAGCCCAGTTCAACTGGAAACGCTGGGaagtgcagcagctctcaggagtCACCTCCCAGTGTCGCAGCAATGCTCCACTGCCTGCAGAACTGGGAACATTCCTGCTTCCCGAGGCCCGGGTTTGGGACCTGGCCCATTTTCCCGAATTGTTGCTCCAGAGAAGACCTTTCACCCTCTGTGCCCCAGCACAAACCCCTCATTGCTGAGGaccccagggcactgcagggaccaGGAGAGTCACCTTAGGGTCACCAGAGCATCCCATGTCCCCTGAGCTTGTGTCAGAGCTGGGAGTGCAGTTTGGGTGGTGGCACCGAGCTGTGCAGGGGCACACGGAGCCCCCAGGAGCCCacccaggagaggagctgctatCTCCTGGCCCCAGGACCCACAGAACCTCCGTGCTGGCAGAGATATCTGCactctgaaaggaaaatacCAACCCCTCTGCtggagggcaaaaaaaaaagcaaattccaGGAAAGAAGCCAGCAGATAATGGCAGCTCAGGCTCCTGGAGCATTTGGTCCATGCCTGCAGGAATGACCTGCCTgggcccctgcccagctgtggggtgggaCACAGGacatgtcccctgtgctggcacatgAGGCACATCTGTCCACGGGCTACAAAGGAGTTTGAAATTTAACTGAAATTTAACTGAAGCTGAGTAACTGGAGTTGAGAAGTGGTTTTCCACACCTGCAGGAACCTGTGGAAAAAAGGGGACTGTTCTCCTCCCcctttaattaatttcttcagcTGATTTGGCACTTGAGGGGAGGGGTGCCATGGAGCAGGTCAGTAGTTTGCCAAGGGGAACATTCCCTGTTTATAATGCTGAGTCCATTCCATGCTTCCGTGCCCTCAGGGAAGCTCTGTGGGGTTTATTAAAACGGCCACAAATCCCTGAAATCCCCACAGATGTTTGCTCTGTGCCCCAAGGATCTCTCACCATGGAACAGCCACAAACCAGGGAGCAGCAGTTCCCAAAGCCCTCAGGAGCCACGGCAGCAGATCCTGGACACCTGCCCtgggaggaggagcgggagggaACTGCCCGATCCCCAGGGAAAGGTAAATCCGTAAAtccatgctcagctccagagctgctggaaggagcCCTGGGGCACGGCCCCAGtgggagaggaggcagctggaAATGCCGTGGGTGCTCCAGGTGAGGGCAGCGAGGGAGCAGTGACAGGAGCAGGACAGTGGCAgccagcaggaggggctgggggatgctgtCGCCTCCCACACTGCAGGCAAgtcaggaggaaaagcagggtCAAGTTCTCATCCACAGGGAAACTTCACCCTCAGGGTGGTTATGAAGCAAAGCTTCCAGAATCAGAAGTGTGTGACACTAACAGGAAAAAGAGCACGAGGATTTGGCAGGAATTGTGTCCCAGTAAAAATCTCCTTGTTCTAGTGCAGTCCCTCAGCTCCAAATTCTTCTTCTGGATTAATTTCAGCTTTGATGCTTATCAACACCAAAGAAGCtgaatgaaattaatttctgtaacAGAAATCTAAACTtgatctttaagaaaaaaaaacaaaacaaattcagGACCCAGGAAGCAACATTTCAGTACAagaatctgttttatttttacagtgcaGTGATTGAAACAATGTAGAAATTCAACTTGCAAAACTGAATTTGTATCACAACGTCTCTCAGAAGGCAATGCAGATGTGTTGCTTTGAATCACAAAATATTCCTCTGGACACCAAAAATTACAAACTTCCAGCTTCCTTTAGAGACTGATTCCTCATAATTTAAATCTATCTTATAaacaatttctctttaaaaaaagaaaaccacatggAAGATAAGAACAACTCAAGTATAAACCCCAAGGCGTTGATTATTTGACTTGCTCAGCTTGCAgcggggctgtgcccggggcCGTGCCCCTAGTCGGGCTCAGTGACGCACTGCTCCACGATCTCGCGCAGGTTCGGGTTCTCCATGGCTGCTGCCACCCTCTCCTTGTCATTGATCTGCTTGTTGACTGCAAAacaccagcacagggctcagggGCTCAGCAGGAAAGGGCACATCGAGGGGCATTGCTGGGAAACGGGGAACGAGGCAGATGCAGGCGCAGTCACCACAAAGCAACCATGGGAAATCACAATTCCTGTCACTTTTCCGGCTCAGGAAAAGGGTGTGAGGTGTTCCAGTGGCATGTCCCAAAACCAAGGGTGAAATTCAGGGTAAATGAGTGGCCCAGGTTCAGTGTACAGCTCTTTAACCACAACATCCCATTTCTGGCAGGCACTGaatgctctgggcactgctgggacagggcctggctctggctgggcaGAACACCCAGGTCCTGCCAGCTTTGCTGCAAAACCTGCCTGAGAAACATCCAGACTTGGTGTGGGGAGTTGAGGACAGTGGGgccagcagctgaggcagctcctcctgtcAATTACTCAACTTTTGTTACAAACCCCTGCCAGAACTGGGGGGCTTTGTTATAAAaccaaagcagcagccagcaggtggtcacagagccaccacagccctggggacaccttgatGCCACTGGGTTTGCAGGCTCTGACAGGGGATTAGTTTCTGGGGaggcaggggagcagaggaCAGGGCACAAGAggctgaagcagcagcatgCACAGGCTCTACTCACTGTCCTCCTCCGTGGAATGTGTGCCCTCAGAAATGTAGATTTCCAGCTGGAGGAGAGATCAGCAGTGTTAGGGGCACCACAGCAGTGGAACATTTTCCTCCTGGCAGGAAAACCCCATCCCCACACCCAGGGCTGtcaccctgctgccccaggaggggactgctgccaggagctcccTTTGTAGCGCTCAGCTGGGAGCGTGGAGCAGCTACAAAAACAGAACCACCACCCAAAAATCAACTGCAGAGATCCTCAAGTAACTAATGTGTTCTTTACATTATTGGGGTCAAGTCTCTAAAGGTCTGTGTTTAATTTATGGAGGCTGACATTCATTCATGGAGTGTAAAACAGGCTTCAAACCAGGCACTTTACCTTGTGTCTAAAAGGCAAACATCTCTGAAGTTTTATTCTTAAACAAAGACCTGTTAAAAGAGAACACAAAAGAGATTTTCCTGTAAAATTGAAGGTCTGGGGAGCATTTTCAGGGAATCCATGTTTAATAACCAGTGTAAGTGACAGTGTCCTTCTGTACTCTGAGCAGCACAAGGCACAGAGGGAAAGGGGACAAGCAGAAAGTTGtactttttttgatttttaaaagtttgagAGTTGAGAAACTCAGTTAATAACATTACTGAAGTAACTTGGAGACTACAAAGAAGGAATTCTGTACCACTTCCCAGCAGAGTTTTGAGAGGAATCTCTCCTTGAAGAGATTCCCTAACACGACACAAACAGATGGCTGTCCCCATTTCtctggatttgggggtttgtttggtttggtttggtttggtttttggtttggttgcaCTGGTGGCAGGGTTCTCAAGCTGTAATTCCTGATCAAACCAACACAGGCAGGCAAGACTGAATCTGCACTGGGACTGGTGGCATCCAGGTAGCCTCAAAGGACCCCGAGCTCTTTGTTTGTGATCTAATTAAAGGAATCTCACCGATGAGAGTGGCCAAGGAGCAATGAGGTACTGTTGGTGTAAACCTGATGATGACCAGATATTCATCCTCCCCTATCTCCTGCACTTCCACGCAGTTTTCCGTCACCACTTCCAGTTCTTCCAAAGTGTTTGGCTTCTCCGGGTCCCGGATAGTCCGGATTATATCTGAGACAAGGGGCACAATAAGGAATCTTCCCTGGGACTCACAAAAGGGATTTCCACGAGCACCCCTTCCCGGCACTGCTGATAGAAGTGCTCACTTCCAAAGGTTCACTCTTTGGAAGCCACAAGCGATCCCAACGAGCCAAGCAGGCCctttctccctgcccagcccctcggGGCCCCCTCAGCGCTCCGAGCCCCTCAGGACCCCGCGCgttccccctcagccccccaAGGGCAAACCGGCACCGCGCCCGGGGCTCCCCCCGcggcccccgcgccccccggcaGTCACCGTAGACCTCGATGGCCCTGTCGTGCTCCATGGCGCGGCTCGGGGGCGCATGGCGGGCGCTACTGGCAGGGCTCCGCCACACCCGGCCCAGCGCCTGCCACAGCAGCGCCAGCGCCAGCGCCATGGCCGCGCTCCGCCATCGGCCCGCGGGCCGCCGCGCTTCCGCCTGGGCGGGGCGGCACCGGCCAATGGCGGCCGGGGGCGGGACCGGGGCCGGCCAATGGGCGGGGAGGTACCGGGAACCACGCCCACGTGGGGCGTGACCTCGCCTCCGGGGTGGGGACACGGAGCGGGGACACAGAGAGACCCCCGGGACACggagaggggacacagagagacCCCCGGGACACGGAGAGGGGACACGGAGAGACccccgggacagccccggggcACAGAGTGTGGACACAAAGGGACGTCCCGGCGCACAGAGAGAGCCCAGGACAGCTCCAGGACATAGAGGGGCCCCCGAGACAGCCGCTGCCGCAGAGTGGGGACGCAGAAATGCCATGGGGATGCATCTACAACAGAGATCAGAGGAAATATACAGAGAATTCTACTTAAGAATAAAGAAAAGTCTGCTGAAGTTGCGGGCCAGGGGGGAACTACAGCTCCCAGCGCGCATTGCTGTGCCGCGGTGTGTGCCGGGGGTTGTAGTCGGGCCCGGCGGTGCCCAGCTGACCGGAACgaggggcggccccgccgggaTGGCGGCGGCTCGGGCCGGGCGCGTCGGGCGGCGCTGAGGCCGGGCCGGAGGATGGCGGCGGCCGGGGCCCGGGCGGAGCTGCgtgtgctgctggtgccccGCTCGGAGCAGCCGCGGGGCGCGGCGCGGGTGCGGCTGAGCAGGGCCCGGCACGCCCTGGGCACCGTGCTGCTGGCCGGCGGCATCCGCCTGGAGTCGCTGGGGACCGGGCGGGCCCGGGGCAGCGTCCTGCGGGGAGCCTGGGCTGAGTGAGTGCGGGCCGGGGCAGCGTCCTGCGGGGAGCCTGGGCTGAGTGAGtgcgggccggggctgcgggactGCGGGGAGCCTGGGCTGAGTGAGtgcgggccggggctgcgggcagcgtCCTGCGGGGAGCCTGGGCTGAGTGAGtgcgggccggggctgcgggcagcgtCCTGCGGGGAGCCTGGGCTCAGTGAGtgcgggccggggctgcgggactGCGGGGAGCCTGGGCTGAGTGAGTGCGGaccggggctgcgggcagcgtCCTGCGGGGAGCCTGGGCTCAGTGAGtgcgggccggggctgcgggactGCGGGCCCGCAACGGGAGCGCTCCCGTTGGGAGCTGGGTCTGTCTGCCCGTCCTGCCGGGTCGTGTATGTCCGTCCGGCCGGGTCGTGTGTGTCTGTCTGGCCGGGTGGTGTCTGTCCGTCCTGCCGGATGTGCTCACGGCACCTCATCCCAGAGCAAACAAGAAGggtttgtctgtctgtctgtcggGCTGTTGCTTCACGCCGCAGTGCCCCGAGTGCTGCGCCTCCCCCGCAGCCCGGGGCCAGCCCGGGTGACACTCGGCGGTCACATGGTGGCTTTAACGCGTGGTGGCTCCAGCATCTGCTTTGGCAGCTTCCGTGCCGAGCCAAAACCACACCTTAGTTCTGAGCACCTGCAGTgtccggcagcagcagcagccggaCGTTCTGTGTCACACACAATCCCCAGCTGCTTCGGCTGTGAGGGACATTAAatcccagccagtgccacccctgccatggcagggacactgccgctgtcccaggctgctcccagccccagtatccagcctggcctgggacattccggggctgggcagtgcttcagggctgtcacagggctctgctctctgctttgcCCTGCCCCGTGCTGAGCTGGTcgctctctgtcccctccccatcACCACGGAGCAGGTGTGACACACCTGGAGGGGTTGTCAGCCCAAAAACCAGGGAAAAGTCTGGAATGGACAGTGTGTTCTGCTCTCCCTTGTGCTGGTGTTCTCCTGAAGCAGAGCATCCCTGGTGTCCTGGGTGGCTGGAGTGAAAAATGGAGAGGATGGAACCCCTTTatcctggagaggaggaggagcaggagctggggctcctcAGGCTCtgtcctgccagggatggagcagttcagtgctgggagggccagggtggcagcagggctttCAGTGCTGAGGTGAAGGTGTTGTCCCCTGCCAGTGCACACCCAGAATGGTCAGAgtgggaaatggggagagggaATAAAGCCATAACTTCTCTGAATGTTTCCCCTTCAGCTTCCTGTGGGACAGCTTGGAAGATGATGGTTCACAGTCCACCAAGACAAAGCTCCTGGCTCTTGCTCAAAGCCATGACCTGTTTGTCTATGAGTTCAGTGTAGAAGATGGAAAGCACAACTCCAattccctgcacagctgtgagGCAGAGACGCTGAGAAAGCTCCTTGAAGCTAAAAACATCAGTGAGTAAATTTCAATGTGTGGCATGTGTGAAATACTGCAGCTctggttctgctgctcctggtgggaTGGAGCACTAGGGAATTTCAGTTACCTCCCCACTGATCCAATGGGATCAGCAGGATTCATGGGCTTGAAAAATAATGGGGACATTTCTGTGTTCAAAGGTGACGTTGCCAGAAAGAATAAAACTCTTGTAGGGTCATTTTTTAATGATACAAagttaaaaatgaattttaataaGATATATGCGACCCTGCTCTCTCAAATTTTAACTTTAATATTG
The sequence above is a segment of the Molothrus aeneus isolate 106 chromosome 13, BPBGC_Maene_1.0, whole genome shotgun sequence genome. Coding sequences within it:
- the CIAO2A gene encoding cytosolic iron-sulfur assembly component 2A, which encodes MALALALLWQALGRVWRSPASSARHAPPSRAMEHDRAIEVYDIIRTIRDPEKPNTLEELEVVTENCVEVQEIGEDEYLVIIRFTPTVPHCSLATLIGLCLRIKLQRCLPFRHKLEIYISEGTHSTEEDINKQINDKERVAAAMENPNLREIVEQCVTEPD